A genomic region of Pithys albifrons albifrons isolate INPA30051 chromosome 20, PitAlb_v1, whole genome shotgun sequence contains the following coding sequences:
- the SWI5 gene encoding DNA repair protein SWI5 homolog, with translation MSAPRPGHVSPPGAAAAPPLARPGPPRDTAAAGRAAPGRGQGPEGGGTRGPVRGQLSPCETNTVEVFEERARRQCRGQGDTVRCSAIGGRREPEPSVPVPDSSVRTPEPSALAEQAPPSTGRSPPRRPPLLALPRRASGGGRRSGTAAFRAPVPSPSSFQANGASEEALQCEMEELKRKDLALDQEIAQLLSEGYSLEELEKHISLLHEYNEIKDAGQMLLGKLAVIRGVTTKQLYPEYDLELSD, from the exons ATGTCCGCCCCGCGCCCGGGCCACGTCAGCCCGCCGGGAGCGGCCGCGGCTCCGCccctggcccggcccggcccgccccgggACA CAGCAGCGGCGGGTCGGGCAGCGCCGGGACGGGGACAGGGCCCGGAGGGAGGCGGGACGCGGGGACCGGTGCGGGGACAGCTCTCGCCCTGCGAAACCAACACCGTGGAGGTGTTTGAGGAGCGGGCGCGGCGCCAGTGCCGTGGTCAGGGTGACACGGTGCGATGCTCGGCCATAG GCGGGAGGCGCGAACCGGAGCCCTCAGTCCCGGTCCCGGATTCCTCAGTCCGGACCCCGGAGCCCTCAGCGCTGGCCGAGCAGGCCCCACCGAGCACCGGCCGcagcccgccccgccgcccgccgctactggccctgcccaggag GGCCTCGGGCGGCGGCCGGCGGAGCGGCACGGCCGCGTTCAGGGCACCG GTCCCATCCCCAAGCTCCTTCCAAGCCAATGGAGCCAGTGAAGAAGCCCTGCAGTGTGAAATGGAAGAGCTGAAAAGGAAAGACCTCGCTCTAGACCAGGAAATTGCACAATTATTGTCCGA AGGCTACAGCCTGGAGGAACTGGAGAAGCACATCTCTCTGCTCCACGAGTACAATGAAATCAAAGATGCTGGGCAGATGCTGCTGGGCAAACTGG CTGTTATCCGAGGGGTCACTACAAAACAGCTCTACCCTGAATATGACCTGGAGCTCAGTGACTAG